The DNA region AGGTGCACATGCAGATGCGGCTTTGGCAGCGAGCATTTTTCATTTTAAAGAAATTGAGATTGGTGATTTAAAACAATATTTATCTGATCAAGGAATTCCGGTTAGAAAATCATTGTAATATTTTTATAAAATTCAAATAATGACAGTTAATTATTCAAAATATTCAGATGGATTGGTTCCTGCCATTGTACAGGATACAGCGACTTTAAAAGTGTTGATGCTTGGATTTATGAATGAAGAAGCATTAAATAAAACAAATGAGCTAGGTAAAGTAACCTTTTGGAGTAGAAGCAAAAATAGACTTTGGACAAAAGGTGAGGAGAGTGGTAATTTTTTGATTTTGAAAGATATCAAAGTGGATTGTGATAGCGATACTCTTTTGATCAAAGCGGAACCCGTTGGACCTGTTTGTCACACTGGTGCAGATACTTGTTGGAATGAGGAAAATAAACCATCTGAATTGGGATTTGTTACCGCTTTGGAGGGCGTTATCAAGGATAGAAAAGAAAAGCAACCGGAAGATTCCTACGTTTCTTACTTATTTCACAAAGGATTGAATCGAATTGCACAAAAAGTAGGTGAGGAGGGCGTGGAAACGGTCATTGAAGCCTTAGGAAACGATGATGAAAAATTTGTAAGTGAATCAGCGGATTTGTTATTTCACTATTTGATATTGTTACAAGCAAAAGGTTTTCAGTTAAAAGATGTTTTGGCTGAATTAGAACGTCGCCACAAGGCGAAATCAGACAATGATGAATAAAATCTCGTAATAGTTGGTAAATCATTTGAATAAATTATGAAAGCAATTGTAATCGAAAGTTTTGGTGGTCCTGAAGTATTAAAATTACAAATAAGACCTGATCCAACTATTGCGTCTGATGAGATTTTAATTGATGTAAAAGCTTCCGGTATTAATCGCCCGGATATATTTCAACGTAAAGGTAACTATCCAGCTCCTGCAGGTGTAGCTGAGGATATTCCAGGATTGGAAGTCGCAGGGGAGATTATTGAAATTGGTGATGACGTGTCACTTTTTAAAAAAGGTGATAAAGTATGCGCATTGGTTGCTGGTGGTGGATATGCAGATCGTGTAGCAGTGAAAGAAGGACAATGTTTGCCTATTCCAGAAAATATTGATTATGTCGAGGCGGCAAGTTTGCCTGAAACGGTTTTTACCGTTTGGTCCAATGTATTTCAACGTGGACAATTAAAATCAGGTGAAAATATTCTAGTGCATGGCGGATCTAGTGGTATCGGTATCACGACAATTCAATTAGCAAAAGCCTTAGGTTCAAAGGTTTTTACAACTGTAGGTTCGGATGAAAAAGCCACTGCTTGTAAAGAAATTGGAGCGGAAATTGTGGTCAATTACAAAACGCAAGATTTCAAAGAAGTATTAAAGACTGAAAAAATTGATGTCGTTTTGGATATGATTGGAGGTGAATATTTTAATAAAAATATTGATCTATTGGCGGAGGAAGGACGATTAGTCTATATCAATGCGATGCAAGGCAATAAAGTGGAATTGAATATCGGAAAAATGATGATTAAGCGCTTGCACATTACTGGAAGTACATTGAGAAGTCGTGATTATGATTTCAAAAAAGCATTAGCAAAAGATATAGAACTACATGTCTGGCCGCTTCTAATTGCTGGAAAATTTAAGCCCATTGTATACAAAAAATTTGCCCCTTCAGATATTGAAGAGGCACATAAATTGATGGAGAGTAGCAATCACATTGGGAAGATTGTAATAGATTGGACTATGTAGTTATCTGATCACAATATTTTCCACCACTTTTCCTTGCATCTCTTCATTTACTCGCTCAATTATTTGTTTTTTACGAAATTGTATTTCCTGTTTCAACGGCGCTACCGTTGTCGAAATGAACAATGTCGTTTGGATAATTTCAATTTTATCTGTGTATTTAGCGATGGTTTTTCCCATGATTTTTTCCCAAATATCATCTATTTGAGCCGTGCGAAGACCATTTTTTAATCTACTTTTTTCTAGATAATTTCTCATAGCATCGCCCATTGAATACTCTCCCATATTTTCCTATTTATCTGTGATTTCAGCGATGAAAAATTTCAAATAATGCGTATTCTCGATCCCTGGTAATATAGGATGATCTGCCGCTTGAGGTTGGAATGTCACCTGTCTGATACGTTTTTTTGCATCATGTGCTGCCGCTTCTATCGTTTGTAAAAATAGATCAGGAGAAACCAAATTGGTACAACTGCTACTTACTAAAAAACCCCCATTTCTGATAAGTTTCATACCACGCAAATTGATTTCTTTGTAACCACTAACAGCTTTTTGGATATGTGCACGATTTTTAGTGAAGGCAGGAGGATCCAACATGACAACGTCAAATAATTTGCCTTCTTTGGACCAGTTTTTCAAGCAATCAAAAGCATTAATTGCCTCAAATTTTACGATATGATCCAATTTGTTTAATTGTGCATTTCTATTAGCTTGAGCAACTGCATTTTCTGAAATATCTAGCCCTAAAACACTTTTTGCACCATAATGTGCTGCATGTATTTCAAATGTACCTGTATAGGTAAATGCACCTAATACATCTGCATCTTTTACCACAGGAGCAATGGCGCGACGATTATCATGCTGATCTAGAAAAAAACCTGTTTTTTGGCCATTTTCAATATCTACCTCAAATTGCAATCCATTTTCATTAATGATAATTTTGGTGTCAAATGGATCAGATAAAAAACCTTTAATTTGCTCCATACCCTCCAATTCACGTACAGGTACATCATTGCGTTCATAGATTCCCTTGGGAGCGAATATTTTGTTTAAAGAACTGATAATAGCGGGTTTCCATCTTTCAATACCTAAAGACATCGTCTGAATGACAAAATAATCATTGAATTTGTCAATAATTAATGCTGGCAAATCGTCAGATTCTCCAAAAATTAACCTACAATTTTCGATATACCCCAATCTTTGGCGATATTTCCAAGCATTAAGGATTTTATTGTAAAAGAATGTCTCATCAATAGTATCATGCGTTCTAGTCAATAAACGAACTGTAATCTGTGATTTTGGATTAATGTATCCTTGACCGCAGAAACTTTTATCTGCATAATATACATCGACAATATCTCCAGGATTATGATCCCCTTCAATATTTGCAATTTCGTTAGAAAAAATCCATGGATGACCATTCGCAATTCTTGGAGCAATCTTCTTATTCAAATACACTTTTGCCATTCTGCAAAGATACTATTTGAATGTGGTAGATAAAAAAAAGGAAATTACAATTTGTATTTTCCTTTTAACTAAATGAATTATAATTACTTATTTTGGTCTTTTTTATCTTGGCTGTGTCCAATTACATAGCCTGTCCCTCCGCCAACTGCTGCTCCAACTAAAGCTCCGATACCTCTTTTATGCTTTGTTACTAATGCGCCAGTTAAAGCTCCTGCACCGGCTCCGATGATTGTGCCTTTAGTCGCTTTACTCATGCCTTTCTTCTTTTTTGCTGTTGTAGTACGAGAGGATTCTGAAGATGAAGAACTTGCCACGGCTCTGCTAGAAGATTCATTCGAATTTTTAGCTTCTGTAGTATTCTCAGTCGCGATATCTTTATGAATTTCCTTAATAGAATCTTTTAAAATTTGTAACGAATCTGCTTTTAATCGATCTGCTGCTTGTAATTTTTGTGCTTGTTCTTCCTTGAACGCTGCAAAGCCGGAAGTATCTTTCGATGATTGAACTAATCCTTCTCTTCCAATATTTTTGGTGGAGTCATCATTACTTTTACAGGCAGTGAAACCAAGAGTGGCAATTGTTATGGTTAATATTAAATTTTTCATATCTATTTTTTATATAGAAAAATTCAAATCTTATGCCAAACAAATAAAAGAGCCTTTCCTAAAGAGGAAAGGCTTTTCAAAATCGTATAAAAAATATTTATAACTTATTTATTATCAAATTTATATAAGATACCTACTCCAATTATGGATTGAGTTTGTAATCTTGCACCTTTTCCCGTCGGTCCAAATAATCTTGTTTTATCATCATAGATCATGTTATAGTTCCATGTTGCAGAGAGAATTTTGGAAATTTTCAATGCAAACATATTGGTCATATACATATAGACATTTTGAGGTTTATCTAAATAATCAGAGAATAAATCCAAACGACCAATATAACTCAAGGTTTTGGTAATATTAGTGGTGTAATTGGCAGACAAATAAGCGCCAATTTGAGTTTTGATTGTTTTACCTGAATCAACACCATACAAACCTTGATTGTTCAAAAATTTAGAACTTACAATAATCCATCTTGCTGAAGCTGGAGAAATGTAAATATTCAAATTATTATTGTTTGTGGGATGGTACGTAAAACCTGGTCCAATCGATACGTAAGCAGGGCTAAAGAAATTAGAAGAATACGTTTTTGTTGTTACATTATCAGTAGTTCCGTAGGTGTAACCTGCAAATGCTTGTGTTCGAAAGTTAAACAAGCCTCCAAATTCCCAATTTTTATTTAAGGAGTAACCATATCTAGAAAGCAAATCTATACGGTCACTATTTTTTCTATTCCCAAGGCTGGTTGTTTTGATATAACCATAGTTGAAGGTCAACATATTGTCCCAATTCTGTTTTCCTTTTTTATAATAAGCATGCAAATCGGCTAATGCGTTGATGGATAATGAATAATCATCACCACCAGCGGACCAATTGCTTAAGTTTGTTTGTGCGCCATTCAAGTTTAATACACCGCCTAATAGCCATGGTTTGCTCGTTGTATCAGCTTTGTCTTTGGTAATAGTCATAGATGCATCACTAAGAATGTCTTTACGTGTGTCTTGTGCATTTACCCCAATAGCGGTTAAGATGGATAGTGTAAAAAGGATTTTTTTCATCAATTGTGTTGATTTTGTTAACTAAAAATGGTTTGTAAAATGATATAACTTTTTAATTTTTTAAAATTAGAAACATGGATTTCAATGAATTTTTGCAAATGATCCAATATTTCTCTTCTTGTATTGCTATTAATAGCCACATTATTCCAATGAAAATTATCAGAAAGTTCAGTGATATAGGCGGCTTTTTCATACGCTAAAAAATGCGAATGGTGTGGAATGGTATCCGTAAATCCACCCTCCACGAAATCTAAAACGAACAAATTTTCATTTTCATATACGCCATTAAATTTTATCCCAATATGTTCTAATATTTTTATGGTAAAATGAATGGGCATATTGGCTATCTTACTATCTTTTTCTTCCTGATCCAAATAGACAAACAAGTCTATTAACTCTTCAAAAAAATCAATGTCTGCTTCCGGTTCTGATACCAAATTATTTAAAAGCTCAGCACAATACAAAGCAATTGCATTGCGCTTCACATCAAAATGAATAGAGCGAAACATTGTATTCCAACTAAATTCTTTCAAAAATTGAAGTTCTTTTAATTCATTATGATATACTTCCAAATCCAATATAGAAGCGGGTTGAAAATAGGATATTTGCGAGGTTTTTCGCTTGCTAGAACTGCGGATACCTTTAACAATATAATGCTGGATTCCAAACAATTCTGTATAGATATGGGAAATTATACTTGTTTCGCCATATTTTATGGTGTTTAAAACAATCCCTTTTGTCTTAAATGTCTGCATATTAAGTAAAAAAGACTGTAAAAGTCCAAACGAAAATAACAATTATTATCCTGCGTTTGGACTTTTTATAAGTTTAAAAAACAATTTATTCAAAAATTATCCCTCAAAGCTGCTGTAGAAATAAGGCGTTTTGGCCTCGAATTCAGCGCTACAAGTATCTACCATTTTATAAACACGTTTGATACCTGCTTCTGTACGTTTTTTGTAAACAGCATCTTCAGAGCAATCTCCATGTAAAATTGTAGCTAACTGCGCATCACCAAAACCATTTTTCTTGGCCTCTTTCAACAAATCTAATGGTAAAGTATCTAAAGAGTAATTTGCAATTTCTTTCTCAATTACGCAAAGATTGTATAATTGATTGATAAACCATTTGTCGATTCTGGTGGCTTGGCAAACAGTCTTTACGGTTACGCCTTGCATCAAAGCTTCTTTGATTTTGAAAATTCTATCCCATTTTGGAATTTTGATATATTCAATCAATTCTTCTGCTTTCATTTTGGTACTAGAATAAATACCTAAACCCAAGGCTTTGTTTTCCAAACTTTGACAAGCTTTTTGAATGGCTTCGTTAAAGCTTCTTCCGATTGCCATTACCTCTCCAACGCTCTTCATTTGCAAACCTAAAGTGTCATCCGCCCCTTTAAATTTGTCAAAATTCCAACGCGGTATTTTGACAATTACATAATCCAACGCAGGTTCGAAATAAGCAGAAGTTGTTTGTGTAATTTGATTTTTCAATTCATCCAAATTGTAGCCAATTGCCAATTTAGCAGCAATTTTCGCAATTGGATAACCGGTCGCTTTAGAGGCTAGTGCAGAAGAACGGCTCACACGAGGATTGATTTCGATGATGATTAATTCTTCTGTTTCTGGATTAATAGAGAACTGAACATTACAACCACCTGCGAAATTTCCTAAATCACGCATGATCTGAATGGCCGTATTTCTCATCAATTGAAATGCTGGATCGCTTAATGTTTGTGTCGGCGCTACAGTGATACTGTCTCCAGTATGCACACCCATTGGATCAAAGTTTTCGATAGAACAGATGATCGCTACATTATCAGCAGAATCTCTCAACAATTCTAATTCGTATTCTTTCCAACCCAAAACCGCTTTTTCTACTAAGACTTCATGAATTGGAGAAGCTTGCAAACCTCTTGTCAAGCAAACATCTAATTCATCTTTGGTATGTACAAAACTACCACCAGTACCTCCCAAGGTAAAGGATGGACGTATAACTAATGGGAAACCAATTTTTTGAGCACTTTCTTTTCCTTCCAAAAAGCTGTTGGCAATCATTGCTGGAGCAACAGGTACACCGATTTCCAACATCCATTTACGGAACAAATCTCTATCCTCTGCCTTATCAATTGCTTTGATATCCACACCAATCATACGAACGCTGTACTTTTCCCAAATTCCTTGTTCGTCTACTTCTTTTGCAAGATTTAACGCTGTTTGTCCACCCATAGTAGGAAGTACCGCATCGATATCATTTTCAGAAAGAATTTTTTCAATACTTTCAGGAGTCAATGGCAATAAATACACTTTATCCGCCATGATCGGATCGGTCATAATCGTAGCCGGATTACTATTGATCAAGATAACCTTGATACCTTCCTCTCTCAAACTACGCGCAGCTTGTGAACCTGAATAATCAAATTCGCAGGCTTGACCGATAATAATAGGACCAGAACCAATAATTAATACTGATTTAATTGAATTGTCTTTAGGCATGATAGAAAAAAATAAAATTTTGCAAAATTAAGGTCTAATTGCGACTTTTCCACTTATTTTTTCAACAAATATGCTTTTGCAATTTCCCAGATTAAAATACCGCCTGCAACTGACACGTTTAGAGAGTGTTTTGTTCCAAATTGAGGTATTTCGATACTACCATCGCATTGCAATAAAGCGTCTTCTTGTACACCTTCCACTTCATTACCCAAAATAATGGCTGTTTTATCTGTATTTGTAACTTTGAAATTTTCTAATGGAATGCTATTGTCGACTTGTTCGATTCCCCATATTTTATATCCATCTTCTTTCAAAGACGCAATTGCATCCAAAATATTTTCTTGATATTCCCAATGAACCGTTTCGGTCGCACCCAAAGCCGTTTTGTTGATATCGCGATGTGGTGGGCGAGGAGTGAACCCACATAAAATTATTTTTTCAATCAAAAAAGCATCTGAAGATCTGAAAATGCTTCCCACATTATGCATACTTCTGATATTATCCAGAATAATAACCAAAGGTATTTTTTTTGTTTCCTTAAATTCGTCAACTGAGATTCTATGGAGCTCGTCCATGCTCAATTTTTGCATAATCCTATGTATGTTTTAGATTTCTATTTTTAATTTCTGTGCCAACCAGCTTTCTTTAATCGGAATAATCCATTTAGATAACAATGCTTTTTTGGTCAAAACTGTATTGTTAAAATAAAGCGTATCTGGCGATAAAATATTGTTTTTCAATGCATAATCCACGTGAGATAATCTCACACATTCAATTTTGTCATTTACATAAAAGGCCAAAGATTGACGATCAAAGAAATTTATTTTGAATAAATTTTCCAATTCTTTGACAATTCTGACGGAAGAGTCAGTGCTGCAACCACTTACAAATTGTTGACTTTCATCAGCTATCAAGACGACAAATTGTCCAAATAGTATTTTTCCAAAACCCTTGACTTGTGCGCCATGTGTATTCCAACTATTGACAAAATCCTCTAATATGCGATTTGCTTCTAAAGTTTCATTGATATTCAAAAGGCGATTTGCTTGGTAGATCCACACTCTTGAATCGTCTGAAAAATCCTCTGGTATATATTTCTTTACGTCTAAATCCATGCTATAAATTTTTACAAAGGTACTAATAAGAAAACAGGTCGAGAAAATTTCCCGACCTGTTTATTACATTACATACTATTCAAAATTATGCTAAACTATCT from Rhizosphaericola mali includes:
- a CDS encoding RNA methyltransferase, yielding MQKLSMDELHRISVDEFKETKKIPLVIILDNIRSMHNVGSIFRSSDAFLIEKIILCGFTPRPPHRDINKTALGATETVHWEYQENILDAIASLKEDGYKIWGIEQVDNSIPLENFKVTNTDKTAIILGNEVEGVQEDALLQCDGSIEIPQFGTKHSLNVSVAGGILIWEIAKAYLLKK
- a CDS encoding class I SAM-dependent rRNA methyltransferase, encoding MAKVYLNKKIAPRIANGHPWIFSNEIANIEGDHNPGDIVDVYYADKSFCGQGYINPKSQITVRLLTRTHDTIDETFFYNKILNAWKYRQRLGYIENCRLIFGESDDLPALIIDKFNDYFVIQTMSLGIERWKPAIISSLNKIFAPKGIYERNDVPVRELEGMEQIKGFLSDPFDTKIIINENGLQFEVDIENGQKTGFFLDQHDNRRAIAPVVKDADVLGAFTYTGTFEIHAAHYGAKSVLGLDISENAVAQANRNAQLNKLDHIVKFEAINAFDCLKNWSKEGKLFDVVMLDPPAFTKNRAHIQKAVSGYKEINLRGMKLIRNGGFLVSSSCTNLVSPDLFLQTIEAAAHDAKKRIRQVTFQPQAADHPILPGIENTHYLKFFIAEITDK
- a CDS encoding DUF721 domain-containing protein gives rise to the protein MGEYSMGDAMRNYLEKSRLKNGLRTAQIDDIWEKIMGKTIAKYTDKIEIIQTTLFISTTVAPLKQEIQFRKKQIIERVNEEMQGKVVENIVIR
- a CDS encoding glycine zipper domain-containing protein; this translates as MKNLILTITIATLGFTACKSNDDSTKNIGREGLVQSSKDTSGFAAFKEEQAQKLQAADRLKADSLQILKDSIKEIHKDIATENTTEAKNSNESSSRAVASSSSSESSRTTTAKKKKGMSKATKGTIIGAGAGALTGALVTKHKRGIGALVGAAVGGGTGYVIGHSQDKKDQNK
- the recO gene encoding DNA repair protein RecO, whose protein sequence is MQTFKTKGIVLNTIKYGETSIISHIYTELFGIQHYIVKGIRSSSKRKTSQISYFQPASILDLEVYHNELKELQFLKEFSWNTMFRSIHFDVKRNAIALYCAELLNNLVSEPEADIDFFEELIDLFVYLDQEEKDSKIANMPIHFTIKILEHIGIKFNGVYENENLFVLDFVEGGFTDTIPHHSHFLAYEKAAYITELSDNFHWNNVAINSNTRREILDHLQKFIEIHVSNFKKLKSYIILQTIFS
- the carB gene encoding carbamoyl-phosphate synthase large subunit, with translation MPKDNSIKSVLIIGSGPIIIGQACEFDYSGSQAARSLREEGIKVILINSNPATIMTDPIMADKVYLLPLTPESIEKILSENDIDAVLPTMGGQTALNLAKEVDEQGIWEKYSVRMIGVDIKAIDKAEDRDLFRKWMLEIGVPVAPAMIANSFLEGKESAQKIGFPLVIRPSFTLGGTGGSFVHTKDELDVCLTRGLQASPIHEVLVEKAVLGWKEYELELLRDSADNVAIICSIENFDPMGVHTGDSITVAPTQTLSDPAFQLMRNTAIQIMRDLGNFAGGCNVQFSINPETEELIIIEINPRVSRSSALASKATGYPIAKIAAKLAIGYNLDELKNQITQTTSAYFEPALDYVIVKIPRWNFDKFKGADDTLGLQMKSVGEVMAIGRSFNEAIQKACQSLENKALGLGIYSSTKMKAEELIEYIKIPKWDRIFKIKEALMQGVTVKTVCQATRIDKWFINQLYNLCVIEKEIANYSLDTLPLDLLKEAKKNGFGDAQLATILHGDCSEDAVYKKRTEAGIKRVYKMVDTCSAEFEAKTPYFYSSFEG
- the hisIE gene encoding bifunctional phosphoribosyl-AMP cyclohydrolase/phosphoribosyl-ATP diphosphatase HisIE, giving the protein MTVNYSKYSDGLVPAIVQDTATLKVLMLGFMNEEALNKTNELGKVTFWSRSKNRLWTKGEESGNFLILKDIKVDCDSDTLLIKAEPVGPVCHTGADTCWNEENKPSELGFVTALEGVIKDRKEKQPEDSYVSYLFHKGLNRIAQKVGEEGVETVIEALGNDDEKFVSESADLLFHYLILLQAKGFQLKDVLAELERRHKAKSDNDE
- a CDS encoding NAD(P)H-quinone oxidoreductase, whose amino-acid sequence is MKAIVIESFGGPEVLKLQIRPDPTIASDEILIDVKASGINRPDIFQRKGNYPAPAGVAEDIPGLEVAGEIIEIGDDVSLFKKGDKVCALVAGGGYADRVAVKEGQCLPIPENIDYVEAASLPETVFTVWSNVFQRGQLKSGENILVHGGSSGIGITTIQLAKALGSKVFTTVGSDEKATACKEIGAEIVVNYKTQDFKEVLKTEKIDVVLDMIGGEYFNKNIDLLAEEGRLVYINAMQGNKVELNIGKMMIKRLHITGSTLRSRDYDFKKALAKDIELHVWPLLIAGKFKPIVYKKFAPSDIEEAHKLMESSNHIGKIVIDWTM
- a CDS encoding DUF3078 domain-containing protein produces the protein MKKILFTLSILTAIGVNAQDTRKDILSDASMTITKDKADTTSKPWLLGGVLNLNGAQTNLSNWSAGGDDYSLSINALADLHAYYKKGKQNWDNMLTFNYGYIKTTSLGNRKNSDRIDLLSRYGYSLNKNWEFGGLFNFRTQAFAGYTYGTTDNVTTKTYSSNFFSPAYVSIGPGFTYHPTNNNNLNIYISPASARWIIVSSKFLNNQGLYGVDSGKTIKTQIGAYLSANYTTNITKTLSYIGRLDLFSDYLDKPQNVYMYMTNMFALKISKILSATWNYNMIYDDKTRLFGPTGKGARLQTQSIIGVGILYKFDNK